A genomic segment from Actinoplanes sichuanensis encodes:
- a CDS encoding TOMM precursor leader peptide-binding protein, whose product MQNPRFRHDYLPIRLAEPYRDHLVVVGETRNVLIDDPVAVELATLLDGTRALGQVVGELVGRHSAGALARALRRLDGLDLLAGGPCATPRPAAAAWDARAVAPDRAEQWRRDGRVLLVDAGSPTAADLATRLGDLGPPVTVLPIDELGLPRRKGQINEGSLPDRGRLLERDGLIVVAAGSMIDPRLGALNEALLAAGRPWLMVRPHGHVLLLGPHFRPGTTGCWECLRRRWTDNEEVINFVVEQRRDRDRPSPAWAALAATTTALAGLLAAELPVLAVAGDSPRVTGRMVSLDTRDLSTGTHTLVRLPQCPACGDPARLDGDGPRVTVADGPLAADDGTGSRARPAAETLRLLEHQVSPYLGVVTRLTPTGGDSGGGMMFGFTAGHNFALARGPERLRGNLRGLSGGKGRTETQARVSAIGEAIERYCGVWRGDRPTHRATFRDLGRDRAVPMSELRHFSARQYAERDLTNPRAGMFHHVPAAVADDTELDWTTGWSLTHDRPCDLPAAYVWYGHPESTRLGPADSNGCAAGGTLGEAILQGFYELVERDAVALWWYHRSRLPGVDLAASDDPWPAAVRRHYRTVLGRELWVLDLTADLRIPVYAAVSERDGGGQVLVGFGAHPSAAVALTRAVSELNQFLPLAAAVAGANGGYHGAEPETARWLGTVTTADQPWLRPDPDQPPTTPAAHPVPAATGTSAAVAAAVGAARNAGLELIVVDQSRPELELAVARVVVPGLRHFWRRLGPGRLWAVPAALGRAPRATAEDEINPLSVFF is encoded by the coding sequence ATGCAGAACCCCCGCTTCCGCCACGACTACCTGCCGATCCGTCTCGCCGAGCCGTACCGGGACCACCTCGTCGTGGTCGGCGAGACCCGCAACGTGCTGATCGACGACCCGGTCGCGGTGGAACTGGCCACGCTCCTGGACGGCACCCGCGCCCTCGGTCAGGTGGTCGGTGAACTGGTCGGCCGGCACTCGGCCGGGGCCCTGGCCCGCGCGCTGCGCCGGCTCGACGGCCTGGACCTGCTGGCCGGCGGGCCGTGCGCGACCCCGCGACCGGCCGCGGCGGCCTGGGACGCCCGCGCCGTGGCCCCGGACCGGGCCGAACAGTGGCGGCGCGACGGGCGGGTGCTGCTGGTCGACGCCGGCTCCCCGACCGCCGCCGACCTCGCCACCCGGCTCGGCGACCTCGGCCCACCGGTGACCGTACTGCCGATCGACGAACTCGGGCTCCCGCGACGAAAGGGACAAATCAACGAGGGCTCCCTGCCGGACCGGGGCCGGCTTCTGGAGCGGGACGGGCTGATCGTCGTCGCGGCCGGGTCGATGATCGATCCCCGGCTGGGCGCGCTCAACGAAGCGCTCCTGGCCGCTGGACGGCCATGGCTGATGGTCCGGCCGCACGGGCACGTACTGCTGCTCGGCCCGCACTTCCGGCCCGGCACGACCGGCTGCTGGGAGTGCCTGCGGCGGCGCTGGACCGACAACGAGGAGGTCATCAACTTCGTCGTCGAGCAGCGCCGGGACCGGGACCGGCCCAGCCCGGCCTGGGCGGCGCTGGCCGCCACCACCACGGCCCTGGCCGGGCTGCTCGCCGCCGAACTGCCGGTGCTGGCAGTGGCCGGCGACTCGCCCCGGGTCACCGGGCGGATGGTCTCACTCGACACCCGTGACCTGAGCACCGGCACGCACACGCTGGTCCGGCTGCCGCAGTGCCCGGCCTGCGGCGACCCGGCCCGGCTGGACGGGGACGGACCACGGGTGACGGTGGCCGACGGTCCGCTCGCCGCCGACGACGGGACCGGCAGTCGCGCCCGACCCGCCGCGGAGACCCTCCGACTGCTGGAGCACCAGGTCAGCCCGTACCTCGGGGTGGTGACCAGGCTGACACCGACGGGTGGTGACAGCGGCGGCGGGATGATGTTCGGTTTCACCGCCGGGCACAACTTCGCGCTGGCCCGCGGCCCGGAACGGCTGCGCGGCAACCTGCGCGGGCTCAGCGGCGGCAAGGGCCGCACCGAGACGCAGGCCCGGGTCAGCGCGATCGGCGAGGCGATCGAGCGGTACTGCGGGGTGTGGCGGGGTGATCGACCCACCCATCGGGCCACCTTCCGGGACCTGGGTCGGGACCGGGCCGTGCCGATGTCCGAGCTGCGGCACTTCTCGGCCCGCCAGTACGCCGAACGGGACCTGACGAACCCGCGGGCCGGGATGTTCCACCACGTACCGGCCGCCGTCGCCGACGACACCGAACTCGACTGGACCACCGGCTGGTCGCTGACCCACGACCGGCCGTGCGACCTGCCCGCCGCCTACGTCTGGTACGGCCATCCGGAGTCGACCCGGCTCGGCCCGGCCGACTCCAACGGCTGCGCGGCGGGCGGCACGCTCGGCGAGGCGATCCTGCAGGGCTTCTACGAGCTGGTCGAACGGGATGCCGTCGCCCTCTGGTGGTACCACCGCTCCCGGCTGCCCGGAGTCGACCTGGCCGCCTCCGACGACCCGTGGCCGGCCGCCGTGCGGCGGCACTACCGCACCGTCCTCGGCCGGGAACTCTGGGTCCTCGACCTCACCGCCGACCTGCGGATCCCGGTGTACGCGGCGGTCAGCGAACGCGACGGTGGCGGGCAGGTGCTGGTCGGCTTCGGTGCGCATCCGAGCGCCGCGGTCGCGCTGACCCGGGCGGTGAGCGAACTCAACCAGTTCCTGCCCCTGGCCGCGGCCGTGGCCGGTGCGAACGGCGGCTACCACGGCGCCGAGCCGGAGACCGCCCGCTGGCTGGGCACCGTGACCACCGCCGACCAGCCGTGGCTGCGGCCCGATCCGGATCAGCCGCCGACGACTCCGGCGGCTCATCCGGTCCCGGCCGCGACCGGCACCTCGGCTGCGGTGGCCGCCGCCGTCGGTGCCGCCCGGAACGCCGGCCTGGAGCTGATCGTGGTCGACCAGTCCCGCCCGGAGCTGGAGCTGGCCGTGGCCCGGGTGGTCGTGCCGGGGCTGCGGCACTTCTGGCGGCGGCTCGGTCCGGGGCGGCTGTGGGCGGTGCCGGCCGCCCTCGGACGGGCGCCGCGGGCCACCGCCGAAGACGAGATCAACCCGTTGAGTGTCTTCTTCTGA
- a CDS encoding SagB family peptide dehydrogenase → MSSTTAVPTEPDTGSVRRVPVREEYRFRDRTTLANGTGDSITVQYGRFQLHMERLGLGRRAMLLRLADEWLDDDAVQHLVATVEGENSILRAQVLLRRLVTHAWLRRRLSAGNRPLLEIDPQGLGASVLPPPARHRPGVRYRMSRLARIDADGEVLSALSPAHAVVVGCPDPRVAGLLAVAAAQGCDLDRAAAVLGVSAPVAGRVLDELLSAGIVTEPGGTATPAVFWSPAELEVHHRSRVGRHALPVGGTYRFRDRLPAEPLRRTFPDAPATDLPEPDLDAIAATEPALTDVIRARRSIRAHDDAHPITVDRLAEFLYRVQATRPAGAHDGIEVGHRPYPGGGGLYELEIYPLVLSCAGLSPGLYHYDGTAHQLRLLAPPGPLTERMAGYARAAAAMAGPPQVLLVITARVGRLMWKYEGIGYPMILKHSGVLTELMYLVATAMGLAPCALGSGDSAAFAELSGIDPLAEPAVADFALGSPYPKEPR, encoded by the coding sequence GTGTCATCGACCACCGCAGTGCCCACCGAACCGGATACCGGCTCGGTCCGCCGGGTTCCGGTCCGGGAGGAGTACCGCTTCCGGGACCGGACCACCCTGGCCAACGGCACCGGCGACTCGATCACCGTCCAGTACGGGCGGTTCCAACTGCACATGGAACGGCTCGGGCTGGGCCGCCGGGCGATGCTGCTGCGGCTGGCCGACGAATGGCTCGACGACGACGCCGTCCAGCATCTGGTGGCCACGGTCGAGGGCGAGAACAGCATCCTGCGGGCCCAGGTGCTGCTCCGACGGCTGGTCACGCACGCCTGGCTGCGCCGCCGGCTGTCCGCCGGCAACCGGCCGCTGCTGGAGATCGACCCGCAGGGGCTCGGCGCGTCGGTGCTGCCGCCACCGGCCCGGCACCGGCCCGGAGTCAGATACCGGATGTCGCGTCTGGCCCGGATCGACGCCGACGGCGAGGTGCTGTCCGCGCTCAGCCCGGCGCATGCGGTGGTCGTCGGCTGTCCCGACCCACGGGTGGCCGGCCTGCTCGCGGTGGCCGCCGCCCAGGGCTGTGACCTGGACCGGGCGGCCGCCGTGCTGGGGGTGTCGGCGCCGGTGGCGGGCCGGGTCCTGGACGAGTTGCTCAGCGCCGGGATCGTGACGGAACCGGGCGGTACGGCCACACCCGCGGTGTTCTGGTCACCGGCGGAGCTGGAGGTACACCACAGGTCCCGGGTCGGGCGGCACGCGCTTCCGGTCGGCGGCACCTACCGGTTCCGGGACCGGCTGCCGGCCGAGCCGCTACGGCGTACCTTCCCCGACGCCCCGGCCACCGACCTGCCGGAACCGGACCTGGACGCGATCGCCGCGACCGAGCCGGCCCTGACCGACGTGATCCGGGCCCGGCGGTCGATCCGCGCCCACGACGACGCGCATCCGATCACCGTGGATCGGCTGGCCGAGTTCCTGTATCGGGTGCAGGCCACCCGCCCGGCCGGTGCCCACGACGGCATCGAGGTCGGGCACCGGCCGTACCCGGGTGGCGGTGGGCTCTACGAGCTGGAGATCTATCCGCTGGTGCTGAGCTGTGCGGGCCTGTCGCCGGGGCTGTACCACTACGACGGGACGGCGCACCAGCTGCGCCTGCTGGCCCCGCCGGGGCCGTTGACCGAACGGATGGCCGGGTACGCCCGAGCCGCCGCCGCGATGGCCGGGCCACCCCAGGTGCTGCTGGTGATCACTGCCCGGGTCGGCCGGCTGATGTGGAAGTACGAGGGGATCGGCTACCCGATGATCCTCAAGCACTCGGGTGTACTCACCGAGCTGATGTACCTGGTCGCCACGGCGATGGGGCTGGCGCCGTGCGCGCTGGGCTCGGGCGACTCGGCCGCGTTCGCCGAGCTGTCCGGGATCGATCCGCTGGCCGAACCCGCGGTGGCCGACTTCGCGCTCGGCTCGCCCTACCCCAAGGAGCCCCGATGA
- a CDS encoding HlyD family efflux transporter periplasmic adaptor subunit: MRFRRQALRHLEQPESLDQVARLTTVPSWLLTAALVVTVLATGAWTTTATLDREVTAGGVLIHPHGVSDFDAAETGRVVKVWVDRNQPVAKGSPIYSVQGDSGGIVTVPAPWDAYVVNLLIAEGRVVERGSRVAELERLDAPGDALQAVLFVPAASAPMLSAGQPVHVDVAAVSTTVFGTLQGEVGTVGAFPETEDSLRAFLGSGRDVRPFLADGSVVRVVVLLHADPESPTGLQWSKASPPFRLTSISEVDGRIVVGQDRPLDWVLGR; this comes from the coding sequence ATGAGGTTCCGTAGGCAGGCGCTGCGGCACCTGGAGCAGCCGGAGAGCCTGGACCAGGTGGCCCGGCTGACCACGGTGCCGAGCTGGCTGCTCACCGCCGCGCTGGTGGTGACCGTGTTGGCCACCGGCGCCTGGACCACCACGGCGACGCTGGATCGGGAGGTCACCGCCGGTGGTGTGCTGATCCACCCGCACGGGGTCTCCGACTTCGACGCCGCAGAGACCGGTCGGGTGGTCAAGGTCTGGGTGGACCGGAATCAGCCGGTCGCCAAGGGCAGCCCGATCTACAGCGTGCAGGGTGACTCCGGTGGGATCGTCACGGTGCCCGCGCCGTGGGACGCGTACGTGGTGAACCTGCTGATCGCCGAGGGCCGGGTGGTCGAGCGCGGTTCCCGGGTGGCCGAACTGGAACGGCTGGACGCGCCGGGTGACGCCCTGCAGGCGGTGCTGTTCGTACCGGCCGCGAGCGCGCCGATGCTCTCCGCCGGCCAGCCCGTGCACGTCGACGTGGCCGCGGTCTCCACCACGGTCTTCGGCACCCTGCAGGGCGAGGTCGGTACGGTCGGCGCGTTCCCGGAGACCGAGGACTCGCTGCGGGCGTTCCTCGGTTCGGGCCGGGACGTGCGGCCGTTCCTGGCCGACGGCAGCGTGGTCCGGGTGGTGGTGCTGCTGCACGCCGACCCGGAGTCGCCGACCGGGTTGCAGTGGTCGAAGGCGTCCCCGCCGTTTCGGCTCACCTCGATCAGCGAGGTCGACGGCCGGATCGTGGTCGGCCAGGATCGGCCGCTGGACTGGGTGCTGGGCCGATGA
- a CDS encoding NHLP family bacteriocin export ABC transporter peptidase/permease/ATPase subunit: MTDTVIDLDRAAPEPPRRRRVRTPTLIQMEAVECGAASLGIVLAHHGRHVPLEELRERCGVSRDGSNASTVLKGARHYGMTAKGFQMEVDKLASVPLPAILFWKFQHFLVLEGMGAKKVWVNDPATGPRPIGWAEFDEGYTGIVLTLTPDPERFRPGGDRFRAWAALAARWRGLRAVAAQAVLLGLVMAVVGLTMPAVVRIFVDQVLLGGGGALSGLLTAMAGAAVVTLLAALAQERLMVRAETAMALSTAARLFRRLMRLPAAFFDQRQAADLTRRIRSTDVVADVVTRRLTLTLVDVTLVVAYGGLLCLYDPLLGAVSVLLCGLNVLALRYVSALRTTAVASLQAERSKLFSTVHTTIQMIETVKAGGAEQHSFQQFSSRAAAVTNDQQRLGRPTAILSVVPALLATLNTAVLLGLGGPRILAGSLSIGVVLGMQTLVVAMNRPVAALTAVGAQVQEMSADLSRLRDVENYPAPDPPRPEPPEPLDGHLRIEGLTFGYNPLAAPLLSEFDLDLPPGARVALVGRSGSGKSTVGRLVSGLYRPWSGRITVDGRERASIDPGLWAATVAMVDQEQILFEGTIRENVTLWDSSVSDEDVVAALSDAAVLDVVLSRPGGLGARVDEGGRNFSGGQRQRLEIARALVRRPRLLVLDEATSALDAQTEQTIDHHLRRRGATCLIVAHRLSTIRDCDLIVVLDGGREVERGTHDELVARDGHYARLVRDE; this comes from the coding sequence ATGACCGACACCGTGATCGACCTGGACCGGGCCGCCCCGGAGCCGCCGCGCCGCCGCCGGGTGCGCACACCGACGCTGATCCAGATGGAGGCGGTCGAGTGCGGCGCGGCCTCGCTCGGCATCGTGCTGGCCCACCACGGCCGACACGTACCCCTGGAGGAGCTGCGGGAACGCTGCGGGGTCAGCCGGGACGGCTCGAACGCCTCCACCGTGCTCAAGGGCGCCCGGCACTACGGGATGACCGCCAAGGGCTTCCAGATGGAGGTCGACAAGCTCGCCTCGGTGCCGCTGCCGGCCATCCTGTTCTGGAAGTTCCAACACTTCCTGGTGTTGGAGGGGATGGGCGCCAAGAAGGTCTGGGTGAACGACCCGGCGACCGGCCCGCGCCCGATCGGCTGGGCCGAGTTCGACGAGGGCTACACCGGCATCGTGCTGACGCTGACCCCGGATCCGGAGAGGTTCCGACCCGGCGGCGACCGGTTCCGGGCCTGGGCCGCGCTGGCCGCCCGCTGGCGGGGGCTGCGCGCGGTCGCCGCCCAGGCCGTCCTGCTCGGCCTGGTGATGGCCGTGGTCGGCCTGACCATGCCCGCGGTGGTCCGGATCTTCGTCGACCAGGTGCTGCTCGGTGGCGGTGGGGCGCTTTCCGGGCTGCTCACCGCGATGGCCGGGGCCGCGGTGGTCACGCTGCTCGCGGCACTGGCCCAGGAACGCCTGATGGTCCGGGCCGAGACCGCGATGGCGCTGAGCACGGCGGCCCGACTGTTCCGGCGGCTGATGCGGCTGCCCGCGGCGTTCTTCGACCAGCGGCAGGCGGCCGACCTGACCCGCCGGATCCGCAGCACCGACGTGGTGGCCGACGTGGTCACCAGGCGGCTGACACTGACCCTGGTCGACGTGACGCTGGTGGTCGCGTACGGCGGCCTGCTCTGCCTTTACGATCCGCTGCTGGGCGCCGTGTCGGTGCTGCTGTGCGGCCTGAACGTGCTGGCCCTGCGGTACGTTTCGGCGCTGCGCACCACGGCGGTGGCGAGTCTGCAGGCCGAACGCAGCAAGCTGTTCAGCACCGTGCACACCACCATCCAGATGATCGAGACGGTCAAGGCGGGCGGCGCCGAGCAGCACAGTTTCCAGCAGTTCAGCTCGCGGGCCGCAGCGGTCACCAACGACCAGCAGCGGCTCGGCCGGCCCACCGCGATCCTCTCGGTCGTGCCCGCGCTGCTGGCCACCCTGAACACCGCGGTCCTGCTCGGGCTGGGCGGCCCACGGATCCTGGCCGGCAGCCTCAGCATCGGCGTCGTGCTCGGCATGCAGACCCTGGTGGTGGCGATGAACCGGCCGGTCGCCGCGCTCACCGCGGTCGGCGCGCAGGTCCAGGAGATGTCGGCCGATCTGAGCCGACTGCGCGACGTGGAGAACTATCCGGCCCCGGATCCGCCCCGGCCCGAGCCGCCGGAACCACTGGACGGGCACCTGCGGATCGAGGGCCTGACCTTCGGCTACAACCCGCTCGCGGCACCGCTGCTGAGCGAGTTCGACCTGGATCTGCCGCCGGGCGCCCGGGTGGCGCTGGTGGGCCGCTCGGGCAGCGGCAAGTCGACGGTCGGGCGGCTGGTGTCCGGCCTGTACCGGCCGTGGTCCGGGCGGATCACCGTGGACGGCCGGGAACGGGCGAGCATCGACCCGGGGCTGTGGGCGGCCACCGTGGCGATGGTCGACCAGGAGCAGATCCTGTTCGAGGGCACGATCCGGGAGAACGTCACACTCTGGGACTCGTCGGTCTCGGACGAGGACGTGGTCGCCGCGCTGTCCGACGCCGCGGTGCTGGACGTGGTGCTGTCCCGGCCGGGTGGCCTGGGCGCCCGGGTCGACGAGGGCGGCCGCAACTTCTCCGGCGGTCAACGTCAACGGCTGGAGATCGCCCGCGCGCTGGTACGCCGTCCGCGCCTGCTGGTCCTCGACGAGGCGACCAGCGCGTTGGACGCCCAGACCGAGCAGACCATCGACCACCACCTGCGCCGTCGCGGAGCCACCTGCCTGATCGTGGCGCACCGGCTGTCCACGATCCGCGACTGCGACCTGATCGTGGTGCTGGACGGCGGGCGCGAGGTCGAACGCGGCACCCACGACGAGCTGGTGGCTCGGGACGGTCACTACGCACGACTGGTCCGGGACGAGTGA
- a CDS encoding ATP-binding cassette domain-containing protein, which translates to MTIETVTGDGALLVVDAPSDLFLVRTRVGGARSRRHFVARIPAGGLVPDVARSGVWRLLAVPLPGGRLDRLPGPPDGAEAIDLSLAALAGAVRGDREPPRDARTLYAGQVEAATAGTTFTGTPAVCWVRGTGGRLTRNDGGPDETFEEGVPVLLAGRDWVRPERGGAVEACSSDDLLRSGELWDVVRDRTARLLRLVERQGAAADAALLTSLTAREEGNRAAVARATRIASGLVGARPSAGHTGRGERFRRAAAALRLVAGAGGLPVVEPAGRRDEPADLAEAVRAVARSSSLHLRDVQLPEDWWRHDLGPLLGWRAEETGTAVVCLVHRRGRYREVDPETGAVLATGRAAADGVSRTATQVQVPLPVETSVPKVFRLGSTGAGPDLAVLAGCGLIVAALALAAPIVTGRVLGALAERVSVSGLTWSALLLVACGGVAALVGVATNLRMLRGEGRVEYGVQLVLWDRLLRLPVRFFRDTSSGELANTLLGVTFVREALSGVILLLLTSSLTAITMLTLVWVLSPPLGLAATGLALAALVLVGVLGRVVIARQRRALPAEHRAVSTAHQLISGISKIKLAGAEQRAFARWFEQTAYARGTLNRVRGVQAVLRAVATVLPIAGQLLLFTILAGPLAGELAPDDFFALNVAFLMLVGALLVIVSGSVELLAALPRLAELKLLLAGVPERTPDRADPGDLRGEITLQDVSFGYGPDAPPVIDDVTLRVPAGSFTAIVGPSGCGKSTLLRLLLGFESPAQGSVYYDNQDLAELDLQAVRRQCGVVLQDGQLFAGSLRDNVCGAASYSLERVLEAARLAGLDDDIAHLPMGVATMVPHGGGTLSVGQRQRVLIARALIHRPRMIFFDEATSALDNRTQERVTESTRQLSATRLVIAHRLSTVRHADLIVVMERGRIVQQGTFADLMAERDGLFHRLARRQLVTED; encoded by the coding sequence ATGACGATCGAGACGGTCACCGGGGACGGCGCGCTGCTCGTGGTGGACGCGCCGAGCGACCTGTTCCTGGTGCGCACCAGGGTCGGTGGCGCGCGGTCCCGGCGGCACTTCGTGGCCCGGATCCCGGCCGGTGGGCTGGTACCCGACGTCGCCCGGTCCGGGGTGTGGCGGCTGCTGGCCGTACCGCTGCCGGGTGGACGTCTCGACCGCCTGCCCGGACCGCCCGACGGCGCCGAGGCGATCGATCTGTCGCTGGCCGCGCTGGCCGGCGCGGTCCGTGGCGACCGGGAGCCGCCGCGGGACGCCCGGACGCTCTACGCGGGGCAGGTCGAGGCGGCCACCGCGGGCACCACCTTCACCGGCACCCCGGCGGTGTGCTGGGTGCGCGGCACCGGCGGCCGCCTGACCCGCAACGACGGTGGGCCGGACGAGACGTTCGAGGAGGGTGTGCCGGTGCTGCTGGCCGGGCGCGACTGGGTGCGCCCGGAACGAGGCGGCGCGGTGGAGGCGTGCTCCAGCGACGATCTGCTGCGCTCGGGCGAGCTGTGGGACGTGGTCCGCGACCGGACCGCCCGGCTGCTGCGCCTGGTCGAACGGCAGGGTGCGGCGGCCGACGCGGCGCTGCTGACCTCGCTGACCGCCCGCGAGGAGGGGAACCGGGCGGCGGTGGCCCGCGCGACCCGGATCGCGTCCGGTCTGGTCGGCGCCCGGCCGTCCGCCGGTCACACCGGGCGGGGCGAGCGGTTCCGGCGGGCCGCCGCCGCGTTGCGCCTGGTCGCCGGTGCGGGCGGGCTGCCGGTGGTGGAGCCGGCCGGGCGGCGCGACGAACCGGCCGATCTGGCCGAGGCGGTCCGTGCGGTGGCCCGCAGCTCGTCGCTGCACCTGCGGGACGTGCAGCTACCGGAGGACTGGTGGCGGCACGACCTGGGCCCGCTGCTGGGCTGGCGGGCCGAGGAGACCGGGACCGCCGTGGTGTGTCTGGTGCATCGACGCGGCCGGTACCGGGAGGTGGACCCGGAGACCGGGGCGGTCCTGGCCACCGGCCGGGCCGCCGCCGACGGGGTGTCCCGGACCGCCACCCAGGTGCAGGTGCCGCTACCGGTCGAGACATCGGTGCCGAAGGTGTTCCGGCTGGGCAGCACCGGCGCGGGCCCGGATCTGGCCGTCCTGGCCGGGTGCGGGCTGATCGTCGCCGCGCTGGCCCTGGCCGCGCCGATCGTGACCGGCCGGGTGCTGGGCGCGCTGGCCGAACGGGTGTCGGTGTCCGGCCTGACCTGGTCGGCACTGCTGCTGGTGGCCTGCGGCGGGGTGGCCGCCCTGGTCGGCGTGGCGACGAATCTACGTATGTTGCGCGGTGAGGGCCGGGTCGAGTACGGCGTACAGCTGGTCCTCTGGGATCGCCTGCTGCGGCTGCCGGTCCGGTTCTTCCGGGACACCAGCAGCGGCGAGCTGGCCAACACGCTGCTCGGGGTCACGTTCGTCCGGGAGGCGCTGTCCGGGGTGATCCTGCTGCTGCTCACCTCGTCGCTGACCGCGATCACCATGCTGACGCTGGTGTGGGTGCTGAGTCCACCGCTGGGGCTGGCCGCCACCGGCTTGGCGCTGGCCGCGCTGGTGCTGGTCGGCGTGCTGGGCCGGGTGGTGATCGCGCGGCAGCGGCGGGCGCTGCCGGCCGAGCACCGGGCGGTGTCCACCGCGCACCAGCTGATCAGCGGAATCTCCAAGATCAAACTCGCCGGGGCGGAGCAGCGGGCGTTCGCCCGATGGTTCGAGCAGACGGCGTACGCCCGGGGCACCCTCAACCGGGTCCGCGGCGTGCAGGCCGTGCTGCGGGCGGTGGCCACCGTGCTGCCGATCGCCGGTCAGCTGCTGCTGTTCACGATCCTGGCCGGCCCGCTCGCCGGCGAACTGGCCCCGGACGACTTCTTCGCCCTCAACGTGGCCTTCCTGATGCTGGTCGGCGCGCTGCTGGTGATCGTCTCCGGAAGTGTCGAGCTGCTGGCCGCGCTACCCCGCCTCGCCGAGCTGAAGCTGCTGCTCGCCGGCGTGCCGGAGCGGACACCGGACCGGGCCGACCCGGGCGACCTGCGCGGCGAGATCACCCTCCAGGACGTGAGCTTCGGGTACGGCCCGGACGCCCCGCCGGTGATCGACGACGTGACGCTGCGGGTGCCGGCCGGTAGCTTCACGGCGATCGTCGGCCCGAGCGGATGCGGCAAGTCCACCCTGCTCCGGCTGCTGCTGGGCTTCGAGTCGCCGGCGCAGGGTTCGGTCTACTACGACAACCAGGATCTCGCCGAACTGGACCTGCAGGCGGTCCGCCGACAGTGCGGGGTGGTGCTGCAGGACGGGCAACTGTTCGCCGGTTCGCTGCGCGACAACGTGTGCGGCGCCGCCTCGTACAGCCTGGAACGGGTCCTGGAGGCGGCCCGGCTGGCCGGACTCGACGACGACATCGCGCACCTGCCGATGGGTGTGGCGACGATGGTTCCGCACGGTGGCGGCACACTCTCGGTCGGGCAGCGGCAGCGCGTCCTGATCGCCCGGGCGCTGATCCACCGACCCCGGATGATCTTCTTCGACGAGGCGACCAGCGCGCTCGACAACCGCACCCAGGAGCGGGTCACCGAGAGCACCCGGCAGCTCAGCGCCACCCGCCTGGTGATCGCGCACCGGTTGTCCACGGTGCGGCACGCCGACCTGATCGTGGTGATGGAGCGGGGGCGGATCGTGCAGCAGGGCACGTTCGCCGACCTGATGGCCGAGCGGGACGGTCTGTTCCACCGGCTGGCCCGCCGCCAACTGGTCACCGAGGACTGA
- a CDS encoding MerR family transcriptional regulator produces MTVQRVEGPAATQPEFTIGELSRQVGMSPRNIRAHQARRILAPPVRRGRTVVYQEHHLRRLEAILSLQRQGFNLTAIEAMFGVRAGQPRGDGLAPLMQRLATESPALVDALTRHGVVAWRENGAVQLVRPRALRAALELHRSGLPARQTVQVLVEVLDRIGRPVDELLRATGDRILSLPGDPARPRANTWDEWSDSAELLAQGLIDLLSEAFRVVAENRGPTSVVDIVGRRSGQGTVMLVETAAVMDLG; encoded by the coding sequence ATGACCGTCCAGCGTGTGGAAGGACCGGCGGCGACCCAGCCGGAGTTCACCATCGGGGAGTTGAGCCGCCAGGTCGGGATGTCGCCTCGCAACATCCGGGCGCATCAGGCCCGCCGCATCCTCGCCCCGCCGGTCCGGCGCGGCCGTACCGTGGTCTACCAGGAACATCACCTGCGCCGGCTGGAGGCGATCCTGTCGCTGCAACGGCAGGGCTTCAACCTCACCGCGATCGAGGCGATGTTCGGGGTACGTGCCGGACAGCCTCGCGGCGACGGCCTCGCCCCCCTGATGCAGCGGCTCGCCACCGAGTCCCCGGCGCTGGTCGACGCGCTCACCAGACACGGGGTGGTCGCGTGGCGGGAGAACGGGGCGGTCCAGCTGGTCCGGCCGCGGGCGCTGCGCGCGGCTCTGGAACTGCACCGGTCCGGTCTGCCCGCCCGGCAGACCGTGCAGGTGCTGGTCGAGGTACTGGACCGGATCGGCCGCCCGGTCGACGAGCTGCTGCGGGCGACCGGCGACCGGATCCTGTCGCTGCCGGGCGACCCGGCCCGGCCGCGTGCGAACACCTGGGACGAGTGGAGCGACTCGGCCGAGCTGCTCGCGCAGGGGCTGATCGACCTGCTCAGCGAGGCGTTCCGGGTGGTCGCCGAGAACCGCGGCCCGACGTCCGTGGTGGACATCGTGGGCCGTCGCTCCGGTCAGGGCACCGTCATGCTGGTGGAGACCGCCGCCGTGATGGACCTGGGCTGA
- a CDS encoding SigE family RNA polymerase sigma factor — translation MKTERDEQFHQFVVSRRAALVRTATLLTAGDAHLAEDLVQSTLTKLYVAWPSFQRADNPDGYVRRTLVNALTDERRRWWRRSERPMAEVPERAAADHIDGDVSDGLRAALRELPPRMRAALVFRYFYDLDVADTADALGCSEGTVKSQTARALDRLRTVLGSKSSLALL, via the coding sequence GTGAAGACCGAGCGTGATGAGCAATTCCATCAGTTCGTGGTCAGCCGGAGGGCCGCGCTGGTGCGTACCGCGACTCTGCTCACGGCGGGCGACGCCCACCTGGCCGAGGACCTGGTCCAGTCCACCCTGACGAAGCTGTACGTCGCGTGGCCGTCCTTCCAGCGGGCCGACAACCCGGACGGTTACGTCCGGCGGACGCTGGTGAACGCGCTGACCGACGAGCGGCGGCGGTGGTGGCGACGGAGCGAACGGCCGATGGCCGAGGTCCCCGAACGGGCGGCGGCCGACCACATCGACGGTGACGTCTCGGACGGCCTGCGCGCGGCCTTGCGGGAGCTGCCACCGCGGATGCGGGCGGCCCTGGTGTTCCGCTACTTCTACGACCTCGATGTCGCCGACACCGCCGACGCCCTCGGGTGCTCCGAGGGAACGGTGAAGAGCCAGACCGCCCGGGCGCTCGACCGGCTCCGTACGGTCCTCGGCTCCAAGTCCTCCCTTGCACTGCTGTGA